A window of Dehalococcoidia bacterium contains these coding sequences:
- a CDS encoding ATP-binding protein has translation MEIQGFDPLSDLPGQSLEIEKQGKFNTILDEALKGTVVNILKSYTGFYDLFSEAIQNALDAVQKMKIAADDKYTPKIWIFIDLSNRTVRVTDNGTGMTEEEFLLCFRPNVSFKRADDLRGNKGVGATFLAYGYNYIQIQSKKDSRQMAAILRGGRLWAEDQTGKVPRPTLEESTFNVIELANETSGTCIEIRLTGGHGEKPKDLGWQNATTADQWFDVLRLTSPLGGIYLDTAPFHTMAILTVTDYASKETTIKSDNTTYYYPHEIQGLKAIDLRELRKAVNSIDGDPQTKFQKLQPKYRMLDCIWDIWSYEELLNDDRPLKGTFSDEQKEMMAKHQVIVYAAFLDSVKTFELFNEKLKLRKNAYVLRGGLQIACDNMPQGELLLIPLKRYTGHQFQTHVIVHFRHGSPDLGRKTIQPELRQLAEELAVSATRALTDYRWLMKPDTGELKDLTPSKELYIWKKQQEDWRAQNPLGLEGIVSNLCYSAVPKQEQDVVALYHELVGASQIKGIHFYATSQNERYDGLIYLSYTSAPSHLYDAANNRLGVRNSMHLPYESEPKVIEYKYDLDYLIADFDNGIKFADQIDLVVCWTASSSYSQKLMLSSFLIDNEGNNRIFFGSTHNAYLVSQSAKPVFEVVILEDLCNYIKDPVSEESRQRVQYSQR, from the coding sequence ATGGAAATTCAGGGATTTGACCCGTTATCTGATCTGCCTGGCCAATCGTTGGAGATCGAGAAGCAGGGGAAGTTCAACACGATTCTCGATGAGGCGCTGAAGGGGACCGTTGTAAACATTCTGAAGTCATACACGGGTTTCTACGACTTGTTCTCAGAAGCTATTCAAAATGCTCTGGATGCCGTTCAAAAGATGAAAATAGCTGCTGACGACAAATACACTCCTAAGATTTGGATATTCATAGATCTTTCCAATCGCACAGTCCGTGTCACCGATAATGGCACTGGGATGACTGAGGAGGAATTCCTGCTGTGTTTTCGTCCCAATGTCAGCTTCAAACGTGCTGATGACTTGCGTGGAAACAAGGGTGTCGGGGCAACATTCCTTGCATATGGCTACAATTACATCCAGATACAATCCAAGAAGGATTCCAGGCAGATGGCAGCGATTTTAAGGGGCGGCCGACTTTGGGCTGAGGATCAGACGGGTAAAGTGCCGCGCCCAACTTTGGAGGAGAGTACATTCAATGTCATTGAGCTGGCAAATGAGACCTCTGGGACTTGCATAGAGATCCGTTTGACTGGCGGTCATGGCGAGAAACCAAAGGATCTGGGCTGGCAGAATGCCACCACCGCTGATCAATGGTTTGATGTTCTGCGCTTAACCTCCCCACTTGGCGGAATATATCTGGATACTGCGCCGTTCCACACTATGGCCATTCTGACGGTAACTGACTATGCTAGCAAAGAAACAACGATCAAAAGCGACAACACGACGTATTATTATCCACATGAGATACAGGGGCTCAAGGCTATCGATCTGAGGGAGTTGAGAAAGGCTGTAAATAGTATTGATGGGGACCCACAGACAAAATTCCAGAAGCTGCAGCCAAAGTATAGAATGCTCGATTGTATCTGGGACATTTGGAGTTATGAGGAGCTTCTGAATGATGATAGACCGCTAAAAGGAACATTCTCCGATGAACAAAAGGAGATGATGGCCAAGCACCAGGTGATTGTCTACGCGGCATTCCTGGATAGTGTAAAGACCTTCGAGCTCTTCAACGAGAAGTTAAAACTGCGAAAGAACGCTTATGTGCTACGGGGTGGATTGCAGATTGCGTGCGATAACATGCCCCAGGGAGAGTTGTTGCTGATACCCTTGAAGCGCTACACCGGTCATCAATTTCAGACGCACGTGATCGTTCACTTCCGGCATGGATCACCGGATCTAGGGCGCAAGACAATCCAACCGGAATTGAGGCAGCTCGCTGAAGAACTGGCGGTGAGCGCAACGAGGGCTTTGACCGACTATCGTTGGCTGATGAAACCGGATACTGGCGAATTGAAAGACCTTACTCCATCTAAGGAGCTTTATATCTGGAAGAAACAGCAAGAGGATTGGCGGGCTCAGAACCCGTTGGGTTTGGAAGGAATTGTCTCCAACCTATGCTACTCAGCTGTACCCAAGCAGGAACAGGATGTGGTGGCACTGTATCATGAATTGGTGGGCGCCTCGCAAATCAAAGGGATCCATTTCTATGCGACTTCTCAGAACGAGCGTTACGATGGTTTGATCTACTTAAGCTATACTTCCGCACCATCTCATTTGTATGACGCTGCCAATAATCGGCTCGGTGTTCGCAACAGTATGCATTTGCCGTACGAATCGGAGCCGAAAGTCATTGAATACAAATATGACCTTGACTATCTAATCGCTGATTTCGATAATGGCATTAAGTTCGCTGATCAGATCGATCTGGTAGTCTGCTGGACGGCAAGCAGTAGCTATTCACAGAAGCTGATGCTGAGTTCCTTCCTCATTGATAACGAGGGAAACAACCGTATATTCTTCGGCTCGACACATAACGCGTATCTGGTAAGTCAATCGGCGAAACCAGTGTTTGAAGTGGTCATTCTTGAAGATTTGTGCAATTACATTAAAGACCCCGTTTCCGAAGAGTCGCGGCAGAGAGTGCAGTACTCTCAGAGATGA